The following coding sequences lie in one Sinorhizobium fredii USDA 257 genomic window:
- a CDS encoding ABC transporter substrate-binding protein gives MRLHTTTAFGTLALILGLTAPAMADIRIGSTLSETGPAAFLGDPEAKTLKMLVEEINAAGGVLGEKIELIVYDDGGDPNKARTFATRLVEDDEVVAVIGGTTTGTSMAILQVFEDAEIPFISLAGAIEIIDPVRPYTFKTPHTDRMACAKIFEDMKARGLTKIGMISGSDGFGASMHKQCLQIVGDYGIEVLADETYGPSDADMTPQLTNIKGKEGVQAVLNAGFGQGPAIVTRNYQQLAVGLPFYQSHGVASDAFIELAGASAAEGIRLPGTALLVAKLLPESDPQRPVVTAYKESYEKATGKPVSTFGGYAHDALRILVDALNRAGEAEPQAIRDAIEGTSGLVGTTGTVTMSAEDHLGLDLSAFRMLEIKDGGWKLVE, from the coding sequence ATGAGACTGCACACCACCACCGCATTTGGAACGCTGGCGCTTATTCTCGGGCTTACGGCTCCGGCGATGGCCGATATCCGCATTGGCTCGACTCTCTCGGAGACGGGGCCCGCCGCCTTCCTCGGCGATCCGGAGGCGAAGACGCTGAAGATGCTGGTCGAGGAGATCAATGCCGCAGGCGGCGTCCTCGGCGAGAAGATCGAACTGATCGTCTATGACGATGGCGGCGACCCCAACAAGGCGCGCACGTTCGCCACCCGTCTTGTCGAGGACGACGAGGTCGTCGCCGTCATCGGCGGCACGACGACCGGCACCTCCATGGCGATCCTGCAGGTCTTCGAAGACGCGGAGATCCCCTTCATCTCGCTCGCCGGCGCGATCGAGATCATCGATCCGGTCCGCCCCTATACCTTCAAGACACCGCACACCGACCGCATGGCCTGCGCCAAGATCTTCGAGGACATGAAGGCCCGCGGCCTCACCAAGATCGGCATGATCTCCGGCTCCGACGGCTTCGGCGCATCGATGCACAAGCAGTGCCTGCAGATCGTCGGCGACTACGGCATCGAGGTGCTGGCCGACGAAACCTATGGGCCGAGCGATGCCGACATGACGCCGCAGCTCACCAACATCAAGGGGAAGGAAGGCGTGCAGGCGGTCCTCAATGCCGGATTTGGCCAAGGGCCGGCGATTGTCACCCGCAACTACCAACAGCTCGCCGTCGGGCTGCCCTTCTATCAGTCGCACGGGGTTGCCTCCGATGCCTTCATCGAACTTGCCGGCGCCTCGGCGGCCGAGGGCATCCGCTTGCCGGGTACGGCGCTGCTGGTGGCGAAACTGCTCCCGGAAAGCGATCCGCAGCGCCCGGTCGTCACCGCCTATAAGGAAAGCTACGAGAAGGCGACGGGCAAGCCGGTTTCCACCTTCGGCGGCTACGCGCATGACGCGCTGCGCATCCTCGTCGATGCGCTCAATCGCGCCGGCGAAGCGGAACCGCAGGCGATCCGCGACGCGATCGAAGGCACATCGGGCCTTGTCGGCACCACGGGCACCGTCACCATGTCGGCGGAGGATCACCTCGGCCTCGATCTCAGCGCCTTCCGGATGCTCGAGATCAAGGACGGTGGCTGGAAGCTGGTCGAATAG
- the paaG gene encoding 2-(1,2-epoxy-1,2-dihydrophenyl)acetyl-CoA isomerase PaaG: protein MFESDTVLSALEGGVLRLTLNRPDKLNAFNEEMHLSLRAGFERAHSDDNVRAVLLTGAGRGFCAGQDLGDRDPRKGGTPDLGQTIETFYNPLLRLIRSLDKPVVCAVNGVAAGAGANIAFACDITLAARSARFIQAFAKIGLIPDSGGTWSLPRLLGEARAKALALTAEPLDAETAANWGLIWRAVEDAALMEEASALAARLAAGPTKGLGMTKRAIQAAATNSFDEQLVLERDLQREAGRSADYAEGVAAFLEKRKPEFKGR, encoded by the coding sequence ATGTTCGAATCCGACACCGTTCTATCGGCGCTTGAGGGCGGCGTGCTGCGCCTGACGCTCAACCGCCCCGACAAGCTGAACGCCTTCAACGAGGAAATGCATCTGTCGCTGCGCGCCGGCTTCGAACGCGCCCATTCGGACGACAACGTGCGCGCCGTTCTCTTGACGGGCGCCGGGCGCGGTTTCTGCGCCGGCCAGGACCTCGGCGACCGCGACCCGCGCAAGGGCGGTACGCCAGACCTCGGCCAGACGATCGAGACCTTCTACAACCCGCTTCTGCGGCTGATCCGCAGCCTCGATAAGCCGGTCGTCTGTGCCGTCAACGGGGTTGCCGCCGGCGCCGGTGCCAACATCGCCTTTGCATGCGACATCACGCTTGCCGCCCGCTCCGCCCGTTTCATCCAGGCCTTCGCGAAGATCGGCCTGATCCCCGATTCCGGCGGCACCTGGAGCCTGCCGCGGCTCCTCGGCGAGGCCCGCGCCAAGGCGCTGGCGCTGACGGCCGAGCCGCTCGACGCGGAGACGGCCGCAAACTGGGGCTTGATCTGGCGCGCCGTCGAAGACGCAGCGCTGATGGAAGAGGCGTCCGCCCTCGCCGCGCGGCTTGCGGCCGGGCCGACCAAGGGGCTCGGCATGACGAAACGTGCGATCCAGGCGGCAGCCACCAATTCCTTCGACGAACAGCTCGTGCTCGAACGCGACCTGCAGCGCGAAGCCGGCAGGAGCGCCGACTATGCCGAGGGTGTGGCGGCCTTCCTCGAGAAGCGCAAACCGGAGTTCAAGGGCCGATGA
- the paaI gene encoding hydroxyphenylacetyl-CoA thioesterase PaaI has protein sequence MMHAARLNADELANACARVMWDDDQASQRLGMTLDQIAPGTATISMAITPEMTNGHGTCHGGYIFTLADSAFAFACNSYNQRAVAQHCSVTYIAPAFEGDRLTAMASEISRRGRGGIYDIRITNQRGEHVAEFRGHSRTVKGTHLPQPDGES, from the coding sequence ATGATGCACGCGGCAAGACTGAACGCCGATGAACTGGCCAATGCCTGCGCTCGCGTCATGTGGGACGACGATCAGGCCTCCCAGCGGCTCGGCATGACGCTCGATCAGATCGCACCGGGTACGGCAACAATCTCGATGGCGATCACCCCGGAGATGACCAACGGCCACGGCACCTGCCACGGCGGCTACATCTTTACGCTCGCAGATTCCGCCTTCGCCTTCGCCTGCAACAGCTACAACCAGCGCGCCGTCGCCCAGCACTGCTCGGTGACCTACATCGCTCCAGCCTTCGAGGGCGACCGATTGACGGCGATGGCCAGCGAAATCTCGCGGCGCGGTAGAGGCGGCATCTACGATATCCGCATCACCAACCAGCGCGGCGAACACGTCGCCGAGTTCCGTGGCCATTCGCGCACCGTCAAGGGCACGCACCTGCCGCAGCCGGACGGTGAATCATAG
- the paaN gene encoding phenylacetic acid degradation protein PaaN, with protein sequence MGQLFDRHRTVLGAALQAAQDRGYWSAYPEVPSGKIYGETAKEDGLAAYRGRLGKPFALPGHPGNGTVGAEISPYGPTLGITYPAAGAATLVAASQGAAHAWANASPEVRVGVCLEILARLNRISFEMANAVMHTTGQAFAMAFQAGGPHAQDRGLEAVAYAWAEMTRTPAGAVWAKPQGKGEPIVLEKHWRIVPRGVSLVIGCQTFPTWNSYPGLFASLATGNTVIVKPHPGAILPLALTVLVAREVLAEEGFPADVVLLAADEPGAEITRELVQHQEVAIVDYTGSNAFGEWVRKNAASREVYTEEAGVNSIVIAATDDFAGMCANIAFSLSLYSGQMCTAPQNIYVPRGGIETNEGPKSFDAVAAGIAAAVDALLADPARAAGVCGAIANPATLLRIEAGRGLGRLLRSSTPLVGVEGARTATPMILAVEGDQTSAHEEECFGPIAFVVAVDDAAQGIAHAAELARRKGAITAALYDTDETRIVEAADAFAAAGVNLSVNLTGGIFVNQSAAFSDFHVTGANPAGNACLTDTAFVAGRFRVAMWRRPMAA encoded by the coding sequence ATGGGCCAGCTATTCGATCGGCATCGCACGGTGCTCGGCGCAGCCTTGCAGGCGGCGCAGGATCGCGGCTACTGGTCCGCCTATCCCGAGGTTCCGAGCGGCAAGATCTATGGCGAAACCGCCAAGGAGGACGGCCTCGCCGCCTATCGCGGCCGTCTTGGCAAGCCCTTCGCACTGCCCGGCCATCCTGGGAACGGAACGGTCGGGGCCGAAATCTCGCCCTATGGCCCCACACTCGGCATTACCTATCCGGCCGCCGGAGCCGCGACCCTCGTCGCCGCCTCTCAGGGCGCGGCGCACGCCTGGGCCAATGCCTCGCCCGAGGTGCGGGTGGGCGTCTGCCTGGAGATTCTGGCGCGGCTCAACCGCATCAGCTTCGAGATGGCCAATGCCGTCATGCATACGACTGGCCAGGCCTTTGCCATGGCTTTCCAGGCCGGCGGCCCGCATGCGCAGGATCGCGGCCTCGAAGCCGTCGCCTATGCCTGGGCGGAGATGACGCGCACACCCGCGGGCGCCGTCTGGGCCAAGCCGCAGGGCAAGGGCGAGCCGATCGTGCTCGAGAAGCACTGGCGCATCGTACCGCGCGGCGTGTCGCTCGTCATCGGCTGCCAGACCTTCCCGACCTGGAACAGCTATCCGGGCCTGTTTGCCAGCCTTGCCACCGGCAATACGGTGATCGTCAAGCCGCATCCGGGCGCCATTCTGCCGCTCGCCCTTACAGTTCTGGTGGCGCGCGAAGTCCTTGCCGAGGAAGGCTTTCCCGCCGACGTAGTCCTGCTTGCCGCCGACGAGCCCGGCGCGGAGATCACCCGCGAACTCGTGCAGCATCAGGAGGTGGCGATCGTCGACTACACCGGCTCCAACGCTTTTGGCGAATGGGTCCGCAAAAACGCGGCAAGCCGCGAGGTCTATACCGAGGAGGCCGGCGTCAACTCGATCGTCATCGCCGCGACCGACGATTTTGCCGGCATGTGCGCCAATATCGCCTTTTCGCTGTCGCTCTACAGCGGCCAGATGTGCACCGCGCCGCAGAACATCTACGTGCCCCGTGGCGGAATCGAAACCAATGAGGGGCCGAAGAGCTTCGATGCGGTAGCGGCCGGCATCGCCGCGGCGGTCGATGCGCTGCTCGCCGATCCGGCTCGTGCCGCCGGCGTCTGCGGCGCCATCGCCAATCCCGCGACGCTTCTGCGGATCGAGGCTGGGCGCGGCCTTGGACGGCTGCTGCGCAGCTCCACGCCGCTTGTGGGAGTCGAGGGGGCACGAACCGCAACTCCGATGATCCTGGCGGTAGAAGGCGATCAAACCTCTGCGCATGAGGAGGAGTGCTTCGGACCGATCGCTTTCGTCGTCGCGGTGGACGATGCTGCCCAGGGCATTGCCCATGCAGCCGAGCTTGCCCGCCGCAAGGGCGCCATCACCGCAGCGCTCTACGACACCGATGAGACGCGCATTGTCGAGGCGGCTGATGCGTTTGCGGCGGCCGGGGTGAACCTGTCCGTCAATCTGACCGGCGGCATTTTCGTCAATCAGAGCGCCGCCTTCAGCGATTTCCACGTCACCGGCGCCAATCCGGCCGGCAACGCCTGCCTGACAGACACGGCCTTTGTCGCCGGCCGCTTCCGCGTGGCGATGTGGCGCCGGCCAATGGCGGCGTAG